One part of the Corynebacterium aurimucosum ATCC 700975 genome encodes these proteins:
- a CDS encoding M20 family metallo-hydrolase, which produces MRATTNEQFLADFQAMSANGATPGGGVERQAASAGDNLNRAWFHEVLESLGARVIYDEIGNQYGLFELVPGAEYVGLGSHLDSQPLAGRFDGAYGVLAAAHAAGRVAQSGVKARYNLAVINWFNEEGSRFAPSMMGSSVFVGTLALDRAHSATDLSGVTVAQAQEEAGWSPRGEAPKLAAYAEIHVEQGKELEAAGNTIGLVTATWGAKKFQAVVSGEQGHTGSTLMADRKDALFGASLIIASVERLTHEFDEGQLQASVSQLTLEPNSPVTIAREVRFNVDVRSPSTEVLDKAQARLQEIIAEAEEESRTSVELSPTHEWALNPYPEAGVELAREVVEELGYPHQEIYTVAGHDSTNLKEVVPTVMLFIPSVDGISHNEKEFTTEEDCVAGLDVLTHVAQRLVENGCGED; this is translated from the coding sequence ATGCGAGCAACCACCAACGAACAATTCCTGGCCGATTTCCAGGCCATGTCCGCCAACGGCGCCACTCCGGGCGGCGGCGTAGAGCGCCAGGCAGCCAGTGCCGGCGATAACCTCAACCGCGCCTGGTTCCACGAGGTCCTGGAATCCCTGGGAGCACGGGTCATCTACGACGAGATTGGGAACCAGTACGGTCTCTTTGAGCTCGTCCCCGGCGCCGAGTACGTGGGCCTGGGCTCGCACCTGGATTCGCAGCCCTTGGCCGGGCGCTTCGACGGTGCCTATGGCGTGTTGGCCGCAGCCCATGCCGCTGGGCGCGTGGCACAGTCGGGGGTCAAGGCGCGCTATAACCTGGCGGTCATCAACTGGTTCAACGAGGAAGGCTCGCGCTTTGCGCCCTCCATGATGGGAAGCTCCGTGTTCGTGGGAACGCTGGCGCTTGATCGCGCCCACTCCGCCACCGACCTTTCTGGCGTCACCGTCGCGCAGGCGCAAGAGGAAGCGGGCTGGTCCCCGCGTGGTGAAGCCCCGAAGCTCGCGGCCTATGCCGAGATCCACGTCGAGCAAGGTAAGGAACTGGAAGCTGCCGGCAACACGATTGGTCTGGTTACCGCCACGTGGGGCGCGAAGAAATTCCAGGCGGTGGTCTCCGGGGAACAAGGCCATACCGGTTCCACGCTGATGGCCGATAGGAAGGACGCGCTCTTCGGCGCCTCGCTCATTATTGCCTCAGTAGAGCGCCTCACCCACGAATTCGATGAAGGGCAGCTGCAGGCCTCGGTCTCGCAGCTAACACTGGAGCCGAACTCGCCGGTGACCATCGCCCGCGAGGTGCGCTTCAACGTGGACGTGCGCTCGCCCTCCACGGAGGTGTTGGACAAAGCCCAAGCGCGCCTGCAGGAGATCATCGCCGAAGCAGAGGAAGAATCCCGCACCTCGGTCGAGCTATCTCCGACGCACGAGTGGGCACTCAACCCCTACCCGGAAGCCGGTGTAGAGCTGGCCCGCGAGGTCGTGGAGGAGCTGGGATACCCGCACCAGGAAATCTACACGGTGGCCGGCCACGATTCGACCAACCTCAAGGAGGTGGTGCCGACGGTCATGCTCTTCATCCCCTCCGTCGACGGCATCTCACACAACGAAAAGGAGTTCACCACCGAGGAGGACTGCGTGGCCGGCCTGGACGTGCTGACGCACGTGGCGCAGCGCCTCGTGGAAAACGGTTGCGGGGAGGACTAG
- a CDS encoding helix-turn-helix domain-containing protein, producing MHEQRWHDIVAEVQGTIPRLVEDFLTAFSRSGRYGDSLVSADELRLTAFEVLARISDVLVGAMDEEELRAHAQSLGRRRAHQGVELATLIDAIQLDFTVLWEHLRRAAGADQEVLIDHVTQLHSVVTMYNLVVRDAYRLEEARGQHDVHRAHARHLERLFAAESLGTLGIAEITRALNLDADCHFDVVVAHPTAAVELRALLHEPISSGKAFGHGVRGMFVAFWPSEQCPISHSAGRRTKELADISGVLFRNVTGLAGARAAAHQAPHIFDATGPLNQLTEAPDALWAVAGDALADFTASGMTELTQTIAELRLHHAPLYLTITTYLDCGSIKDSAEALHCHRNTVLNRLRHVNELTGLDITRPKDAARALLALHRTAR from the coding sequence ATGCACGAACAACGCTGGCACGATATCGTTGCGGAGGTCCAGGGCACCATCCCCCGGCTGGTGGAGGATTTCCTCACCGCCTTTAGCCGCTCAGGGCGCTATGGCGACTCACTAGTGAGCGCGGACGAGCTACGCCTTACAGCCTTTGAGGTCCTCGCTCGCATCTCCGATGTGCTGGTCGGCGCGATGGACGAGGAGGAGCTGCGCGCCCACGCGCAGAGCCTGGGTCGGCGGCGCGCACACCAGGGCGTAGAATTAGCAACGCTGATCGACGCCATCCAGCTCGACTTCACGGTCCTCTGGGAGCATTTACGCCGGGCCGCCGGCGCGGACCAGGAAGTGCTCATCGACCACGTGACCCAGCTGCATTCCGTTGTGACGATGTACAACCTGGTGGTACGCGACGCCTACCGCCTAGAAGAAGCGCGCGGGCAGCACGACGTGCACCGCGCCCACGCCCGACATTTGGAAAGGCTCTTTGCGGCCGAATCACTGGGCACGCTCGGCATTGCGGAAATCACCCGCGCGCTCAACCTGGATGCCGATTGCCACTTCGATGTCGTGGTGGCCCATCCCACTGCGGCGGTGGAGTTGCGCGCGCTTCTCCACGAACCCATCTCCTCCGGCAAGGCCTTCGGCCACGGTGTGCGCGGGATGTTTGTGGCCTTTTGGCCCAGTGAACAGTGCCCCATCAGCCATTCCGCAGGACGCAGGACCAAAGAGTTGGCAGATATTTCCGGGGTGCTCTTTCGCAACGTCACCGGACTAGCCGGAGCGCGCGCGGCTGCGCATCAGGCACCACACATCTTCGACGCCACCGGGCCGCTGAACCAACTCACCGAAGCGCCCGATGCACTCTGGGCCGTCGCCGGGGATGCCCTCGCAGACTTCACCGCCAGCGGCATGACGGAGCTCACCCAGACAATCGCCGAGTTACGGCTTCACCACGCGCCGCTCTACCTGACCATCACCACCTACCTGGACTGCGGGTCCATCAAGGATTCCGCGGAAGCGCTGCACTGCCACCGCAATACCGTGCTCAACCGCCTACGACACGTCAACGAGCTCACCGGTCTTGACATCACTCGCCCAAAGGATGCCGCGCGAGCTTTGCTAGCACTCCATCGCACTGCCCGATAG
- a CDS encoding enoyl-CoA hydratase-related protein — protein sequence MTDAILIHREGSALIAQINNSARRNAIAKEHCEALSAALADASSDPAIRALIITGDETAFCAGADIVAAAQAAAAAQAAGEAPNPAESTMLPQLNALVTEIQAAEIPVIAAVEGAAAGAGASLAFACDLIVAGGESYFTLPFGKIGLIPDGGVSLTALASVGRHRALALALLQDKLGVAEAEAARLVAKSAPRGQALAAALQLVQRLHIAPRDALAKAKEAINRTALGQLEQQLSWEEPTQYAQMDSAGHKEGVMAFLEKRPARFNKQEL from the coding sequence ATGACCGACGCCATCCTCATCCACCGCGAAGGCTCCGCCCTCATTGCCCAGATCAACAACTCCGCTCGGCGCAACGCTATTGCCAAGGAACACTGCGAAGCGCTCTCCGCCGCGCTTGCCGACGCTTCCTCTGACCCCGCCATCCGCGCCCTCATCATCACCGGCGATGAAACCGCGTTCTGCGCCGGCGCGGACATCGTTGCGGCAGCGCAGGCAGCTGCCGCCGCGCAGGCTGCGGGCGAAGCGCCCAACCCTGCCGAGTCGACCATGCTGCCCCAGCTCAACGCGCTCGTCACCGAAATCCAGGCCGCAGAGATCCCAGTCATCGCTGCGGTCGAAGGTGCAGCCGCGGGGGCAGGTGCCTCGCTAGCCTTCGCCTGCGACCTCATCGTGGCCGGCGGGGAATCCTATTTCACGCTGCCTTTCGGCAAGATTGGCCTCATCCCCGACGGCGGCGTGAGCCTCACCGCCCTCGCCTCCGTGGGGCGCCACCGCGCCCTTGCATTAGCGCTGCTGCAAGACAAGCTCGGCGTCGCGGAAGCGGAGGCTGCAAGGCTCGTGGCCAAGAGTGCACCCCGAGGCCAGGCCTTGGCCGCCGCCCTGCAGTTAGTACAGCGCCTGCATATCGCGCCGCGCGATGCCCTTGCTAAGGCCAAGGAGGCCATCAACCGCACGGCCCTGGGCCAGCTAGAGCAACAGCTTTCCTGGGAAGAGCCCACGCAGTACGCGCAAATGGATTCTGCTGGGCACAAGGAAGGCGTCATGGCCTTTCTGGAAAAGCGCCCCGCGCGCTTTAATAAGCAGGAATTGTGA
- a CDS encoding MFS transporter, with protein sequence MTTHAAPAASAQSGAEEIKVDSKDVFRIASSAFVGTALEWYDFFLFGTAAALVFNELFFSGMSGTGATLASFATFGVGFLARPLGAVIFGQIGDKMGRRPALIISIVVIGVATGVIGLLPTFDSIGIWAPITLVILRLLQGVAVGGEWGGATTMAIEHAPAEKRGRYAAFVQIGSPAGTLLSSGAFALVLMLDDDAVSSWGWRVPFLIAFPFLAVALWTRSKAEESPVYKALEEEAEADEAAHQGSLKELFTQHSPQLCLASAAAFLGIGGFFVMSTYVLSYATTTLDFERQTVVNATLLGAVCQIFINIIFGRLGEKIGPGRVIGYGALATAIMAWPLWAMIDTGNAVLLTLAVCIGLSLVTITYSVSGVLLSEIFPANVRYSGVAISANIASAVSGLLPFLATALNASNDTPSSTPGIIILAATALITAFGGFAGERHRREDDVTIVD encoded by the coding sequence ATGACTACCCATGCAGCGCCGGCCGCCTCGGCCCAATCCGGCGCCGAGGAAATCAAGGTCGACTCAAAGGACGTCTTCCGCATCGCCAGTTCCGCATTCGTCGGCACAGCCCTCGAATGGTATGACTTCTTCCTCTTCGGCACCGCCGCCGCGCTCGTCTTCAACGAACTCTTCTTCTCTGGAATGTCGGGCACCGGCGCCACCCTCGCCTCCTTCGCCACTTTCGGCGTAGGCTTCCTCGCCCGCCCACTCGGCGCGGTTATTTTCGGGCAAATTGGCGATAAGATGGGGCGCCGACCAGCCCTTATCATCTCCATCGTCGTTATCGGAGTAGCCACCGGAGTCATTGGCCTCCTGCCCACCTTTGACAGCATTGGCATCTGGGCACCTATCACTCTGGTCATCCTGCGTCTGCTCCAGGGAGTCGCCGTCGGCGGCGAATGGGGTGGTGCAACAACCATGGCTATCGAACACGCGCCGGCAGAAAAGCGCGGCCGTTACGCAGCCTTCGTGCAAATCGGCTCCCCCGCCGGTACGTTGCTCTCCTCCGGCGCCTTCGCGCTTGTACTCATGCTCGATGATGACGCGGTGAGCTCATGGGGCTGGCGCGTTCCCTTCCTCATCGCCTTCCCCTTCCTGGCAGTAGCACTGTGGACTCGCTCGAAGGCTGAGGAATCCCCGGTGTACAAAGCACTCGAAGAGGAGGCCGAGGCAGACGAAGCCGCGCACCAAGGCTCTCTGAAGGAGCTTTTCACACAACACTCCCCACAACTATGCCTCGCCTCTGCGGCAGCCTTCCTAGGCATCGGCGGGTTCTTCGTCATGAGCACCTACGTCCTCTCCTATGCCACAACCACGCTGGACTTCGAGCGCCAGACCGTCGTGAACGCCACCCTCCTCGGCGCTGTGTGCCAGATCTTTATCAACATCATCTTCGGCCGCCTCGGCGAAAAGATTGGCCCCGGTCGCGTTATCGGATACGGCGCGCTTGCCACCGCCATCATGGCGTGGCCGCTGTGGGCGATGATCGATACCGGCAATGCTGTACTACTCACGCTTGCTGTTTGCATTGGACTGTCCCTAGTTACAATCACCTATTCCGTGTCGGGCGTCCTACTCTCAGAGATCTTCCCGGCTAACGTCCGTTATTCCGGGGTGGCCATCTCTGCCAATATCGCCTCCGCAGTATCGGGACTGCTACCTTTCCTCGCTACCGCGCTGAACGCCTCCAATGACACGCCTAGCTCTACACCGGGAATTATCATCCTGGCCGCCACCGCGCTCATTACAGCCTTCGGTGGCTTCGCCGGCGAAAGGCACCGCCGCGAGGACGACGTCACCATCGTCGACTAA
- a CDS encoding alpha/beta hydrolase, producing MSSDIANIDQHSSALDPIALGPLAPVLFADNIFAAWGRLLQQVRIPTVAPEATRPPATTAPAQLRELRHIQDNVWELKAYSPAMDRVITNDIILPLGGLENTQPRPTYYLLGGAGGGEDALWWDGGGASEFFRDKHVNVVSPRGAYGSMMSDWAQPHDTHGKYKWATYLTKELPQLIDAKFHGNGRDGIAGVSNSGGPALELATFDPRFKVAGSFSGCPSTTGILAQSFAWVSAAFYGTDPARSFGAPWDPAWAQHSPVLNLDHQKGRKTFVIVSRGGPADFDIDIEDSPLPALGLNERLDYWCSAYYAKRATAAGVDLDYYELPAGRHTWGLFRRELAISWATVGPALGVN from the coding sequence ATGAGCAGCGATATCGCCAACATCGATCAACACTCCAGTGCCCTCGATCCCATAGCCCTGGGCCCACTAGCTCCAGTACTCTTTGCCGATAATATCTTCGCTGCTTGGGGGAGGTTACTTCAGCAAGTGAGAATCCCGACGGTCGCACCAGAAGCTACGCGCCCACCCGCGACCACCGCACCGGCACAACTGCGCGAGCTGCGGCATATCCAAGACAACGTGTGGGAGCTTAAGGCCTATTCACCGGCCATGGACCGCGTTATCACTAACGACATCATTCTTCCTCTGGGAGGATTAGAGAATACTCAGCCTCGCCCGACCTATTACCTGCTGGGCGGCGCCGGCGGAGGCGAGGACGCACTGTGGTGGGACGGTGGCGGAGCTTCCGAGTTCTTCCGCGACAAGCACGTGAATGTCGTATCACCCCGCGGTGCTTATGGCTCGATGATGTCCGACTGGGCGCAGCCCCATGACACCCACGGAAAATACAAGTGGGCCACCTATCTCACCAAGGAACTCCCGCAGCTTATCGACGCCAAGTTTCACGGCAACGGCCGCGACGGCATCGCGGGCGTGAGCAACTCGGGCGGCCCAGCGCTGGAGCTTGCCACTTTTGATCCGCGGTTCAAGGTTGCTGGTTCCTTCTCCGGCTGCCCTTCGACCACAGGTATCCTCGCGCAGTCCTTCGCATGGGTAAGCGCGGCTTTCTACGGTACGGACCCAGCTCGTTCTTTCGGCGCGCCGTGGGATCCGGCGTGGGCGCAGCATTCGCCGGTTCTCAACCTCGATCACCAAAAGGGGCGGAAGACCTTCGTCATCGTCTCCCGCGGTGGCCCAGCAGACTTTGATATCGATATTGAAGACTCACCACTCCCCGCCTTGGGTCTCAACGAACGCTTGGATTACTGGTGCAGTGCCTATTACGCCAAGCGAGCCACCGCCGCTGGCGTTGATCTTGACTACTACGAGCTTCCGGCCGGGCGCCACACGTGGGGGCTGTTCCGCCGCGAGCTGGCCATCAGTTGGGCCACGGTGGGCCCGGCCCTCGGCGTGAACTAG
- a CDS encoding MmcQ/YjbR family DNA-binding protein — translation MNTAVLDLHACATDRAMELPGAALTHPFGPDWDVFKVRGKVFLLLTAVTGKHQAILKAEPLDAEALRSEHSFITPGYHMNKRHWVSVHPDPQLTSELLAELVTDSYRLVVEKLPRSQRPIDPSTFG, via the coding sequence ATGAACACCGCAGTCCTAGACCTCCACGCCTGCGCCACCGACCGCGCCATGGAACTCCCCGGCGCCGCGCTGACGCATCCGTTTGGACCAGACTGGGACGTGTTTAAGGTGCGCGGTAAGGTTTTCCTTCTCCTCACCGCAGTCACTGGCAAGCACCAAGCCATTCTCAAAGCCGAACCTCTGGATGCCGAGGCGCTGCGTAGCGAGCACTCCTTCATCACGCCCGGCTACCACATGAATAAGCGGCATTGGGTGTCGGTGCACCCAGATCCCCAGCTGACCTCGGAACTTCTGGCCGAACTCGTGACGGATTCCTACCGCCTCGTAGTAGAAAAACTCCCCCGTTCGCAACGCCCCATCGATCCGTCCACTTTTGGCTAG
- a CDS encoding amidohydrolase: protein MITRIDNAHILTQDPARPVTDAVAFANGRILAVGQAARDLPADQVCDAGGRTLSPGFNDVHSHTVWFGQTLLEVDLSQATTPEDVYSALHEAEPNPDGWVVAAGFRPSGLDAPVEIEQLDRVTGGAPLLIKHNSGHAYTVNTAALRAAGVDPANPPEVEGGEFVRDADGHCTGLLDENAMRAIQEVTLPESGEEIARALELATRRYLERGLTSVTDAGVAGGWIGHSPREIAAYQNATLHTRMQVMVTMDVLHEISGHASDGPGWGLDGGLRTGFGDEWLQVGPVKIFSDGSLLGTTAALTENYACCSHHGYFQGDPEQMRTRALQAANSGWSLAIHAIGDAAVDFAIETLEEAIDKHGVPAMPHRIEHGGVVRLDQIERLRGKPIVVVPQPLFIQAFGDAMADALGPERTAWSYPGKRLLDASLILPGSSDQPVAPGVPLEVMQAFVERRTASGRDYGPKDRLTPAEALYAYTAGSAAATGWAGHKGQVMPGQLADFVLLTQDPLNTDDLSTIDVAATIVGGELRYGSL from the coding sequence ATGATCACGCGCATCGACAACGCCCACATCCTGACCCAAGACCCTGCGCGGCCAGTCACGGATGCGGTGGCCTTTGCCAACGGGCGCATCCTGGCAGTGGGGCAGGCCGCCCGTGACCTGCCCGCTGACCAGGTGTGCGATGCCGGCGGGCGCACGCTGAGCCCTGGTTTTAATGACGTGCATTCCCACACCGTGTGGTTCGGCCAAACGCTGCTGGAAGTCGACCTCTCCCAGGCCACAACGCCAGAGGATGTCTACTCTGCATTGCACGAGGCCGAGCCCAACCCCGACGGTTGGGTAGTGGCCGCAGGGTTTCGCCCCTCCGGGCTGGATGCGCCGGTGGAGATAGAGCAGCTTGACCGCGTGACCGGCGGGGCTCCGCTGCTGATCAAACACAACTCGGGCCACGCCTACACGGTCAACACCGCGGCCCTGCGCGCGGCGGGCGTCGATCCTGCCAACCCACCCGAGGTGGAAGGTGGGGAGTTTGTTCGCGATGCCGATGGGCACTGCACGGGGCTGCTCGATGAAAACGCCATGCGCGCCATTCAGGAGGTGACGCTGCCCGAATCCGGTGAGGAGATTGCCCGTGCCTTGGAGTTAGCTACGCGCCGGTACCTGGAGCGCGGTCTGACTTCTGTCACGGACGCCGGGGTGGCCGGCGGCTGGATCGGGCACAGCCCGCGCGAGATTGCCGCCTACCAAAACGCCACCCTGCACACCCGCATGCAAGTGATGGTGACCATGGATGTGCTCCACGAGATTTCCGGACACGCCTCCGACGGCCCCGGCTGGGGCCTCGATGGCGGCCTGCGCACCGGCTTCGGTGACGAGTGGCTGCAGGTAGGGCCGGTCAAGATCTTCAGCGATGGCTCCCTGCTGGGGACCACCGCCGCACTGACGGAGAACTACGCCTGCTGCTCCCATCACGGCTATTTTCAGGGGGATCCTGAGCAGATGCGCACCCGCGCGCTGCAAGCGGCGAATTCCGGCTGGTCACTGGCCATCCACGCCATCGGCGATGCGGCGGTGGATTTTGCGATAGAGACGCTGGAGGAGGCCATCGACAAGCATGGCGTGCCCGCCATGCCACACCGCATCGAGCACGGCGGTGTGGTGCGTCTTGACCAGATCGAGCGCCTGCGGGGTAAGCCCATCGTGGTGGTGCCGCAGCCGCTGTTCATCCAGGCCTTCGGTGACGCGATGGCGGATGCTCTCGGCCCGGAGCGCACCGCGTGGAGCTACCCGGGCAAGCGGCTTCTCGACGCCTCCCTCATCCTCCCCGGCAGCTCCGATCAGCCCGTGGCACCCGGCGTGCCGCTGGAGGTCATGCAGGCTTTCGTGGAGCGGCGCACCGCCTCGGGCCGGGACTATGGGCCTAAGGATCGCCTCACCCCTGCGGAGGCTCTCTACGCCTATACCGCAGGTTCGGCCGCGGCGACGGGCTGGGCTGGGCACAAGGGGCAGGTGATGCCGGGGCAGCTGGCGGACTTCGTGCTGCTAACCCAAGACCCTCTGAACACAGATGACCTTTCCACTATCGACGTGGCCGCCACCATTGTGGGCGGCGAGCTGCGCTACGGAAGCCTTTAA
- a CDS encoding MarR family winged helix-turn-helix transcriptional regulator translates to MTDFDLIDETIAEYRRFERARARFDTEARREYGITGSHLSLLRLIDKKSPIPILQLRKELGWQPATIGQAVKRLVRDELISIDDDPEDLRRRLCSITEEGRRFLLHVPLTGPARLRTYEFSEEELTTMKRGFETALKAFGYVPWSDED, encoded by the coding sequence GTGACGGATTTTGACCTCATCGATGAGACCATCGCGGAATACCGCCGCTTCGAGCGTGCCCGCGCGCGATTCGATACCGAAGCACGCCGCGAATACGGTATCACCGGTTCACATCTTTCGCTCCTCCGGCTCATTGATAAGAAGAGCCCCATTCCCATCCTGCAACTGCGCAAGGAGCTGGGATGGCAGCCCGCCACCATCGGGCAGGCGGTCAAGCGCCTAGTGCGTGACGAGCTCATTTCCATCGATGACGATCCGGAGGACCTGCGCCGCCGCCTGTGCAGCATCACAGAGGAAGGCCGTCGCTTCCTGCTCCACGTCCCCCTCACTGGCCCGGCGCGCCTGCGCACCTATGAGTTCAGCGAGGAAGAGTTAACCACCATGAAACGTGGGTTCGAGACCGCGCTGAAGGCCTTCGGGTATGTGCCGTGGAGCGATGAGGACTAG
- a CDS encoding cation transporter translates to MASPAKGTAARTTSPSSTNAQPLIRKISWTRRRKASYGLAGLILIPAVASYAMAIWKIVTGTVPEPLTLSGTAVAAVLINLLCAVLLLQLRHGSALTRGAWLAARNDVAANILILGAGLLMLAWASPWPDIVVGLIIGTINLRAAAEVFEQARSEDPEIEEE, encoded by the coding sequence GTGGCTTCGCCGGCGAAAGGCACCGCCGCGAGGACGACGTCACCATCGTCGACTAATGCACAACCGCTCATAAGAAAAATAAGTTGGACTCGGCGTCGCAAAGCAAGCTATGGCCTAGCCGGACTCATCCTGATTCCTGCCGTGGCATCCTATGCCATGGCCATATGGAAGATCGTCACTGGCACCGTACCTGAGCCGCTCACGCTTTCCGGCACGGCCGTAGCCGCCGTGCTCATCAATCTGCTCTGCGCGGTGTTATTGCTGCAACTGCGTCACGGCAGCGCGCTCACGCGCGGTGCTTGGTTGGCCGCGCGCAACGATGTTGCCGCCAACATTCTCATTCTTGGCGCCGGCCTTCTCATGCTGGCATGGGCAAGCCCGTGGCCGGATATCGTAGTCGGCCTCATCATCGGCACCATTAATCTGCGCGCCGCGGCAGAGGTCTTCGAGCAAGCCCGTTCGGAAGACCCGGAGATCGAAGAAGAATGA
- a CDS encoding GntP family permease, whose amino-acid sequence MNVTDTWEPTLGTGPLLGIAVAAIAVILVLVIHFKVHAFVTLVTVSALTALAAGIPLDGVVPTMTSGFGSTLGSVALLVGLGAMIGRLAETSGGAKTLADALVKLFGEAKAPLALGVASLIMGFPIFFDAGLMVMLPVIFAVARRLDGPVLAYGIPAAGAFSVMHVFVPPHPGPVAAGEFFSANIGLILIFGLLIALPTWYLSGYRFGLHLGKKYPYRLEEAITGALVSDAELPDRPASPASVISILLIPMVLIFGNTGLTTLGTAGVVDPSAAWVRFFIFLGQTPIALIITTLAAMAVLGLRRGEGKSAIEKTMESSLGPICSVILITGAGGMFGGVLRTSGIGDALADSMSGLGVPVILACYLIAVALRLAQGSATVALTTAAALMAPAVEAGGFSEIQLVLITLATAAGSVFGSHVNDSGFWLVGRLMGMDVSTTLRTWTVNQALISSIGFGIVLIFYGAAALF is encoded by the coding sequence ATGAATGTCACGGATACTTGGGAGCCCACGCTGGGCACCGGACCTCTATTGGGAATTGCGGTGGCGGCCATCGCCGTCATCCTCGTCCTCGTCATCCACTTCAAGGTGCACGCCTTCGTCACCCTTGTCACGGTCTCCGCGCTCACCGCTTTGGCCGCGGGAATCCCGCTGGATGGCGTGGTTCCCACCATGACGAGCGGCTTCGGTTCAACTCTCGGTTCCGTAGCCTTGTTGGTGGGCTTGGGCGCCATGATCGGGCGCTTGGCAGAGACCTCCGGTGGCGCTAAGACGCTTGCCGACGCCCTCGTAAAACTCTTCGGCGAGGCCAAGGCCCCTTTGGCACTCGGCGTGGCTTCCCTCATCATGGGCTTTCCCATCTTCTTCGACGCAGGCCTCATGGTGATGCTGCCGGTCATCTTTGCCGTCGCCAGGCGCCTGGACGGCCCAGTCTTGGCCTATGGCATTCCTGCGGCCGGTGCTTTCTCCGTCATGCATGTCTTCGTGCCACCGCACCCAGGCCCCGTCGCAGCAGGTGAGTTCTTCAGCGCGAACATCGGTCTGATCCTTATCTTCGGCCTCCTCATCGCGTTGCCCACGTGGTATCTCTCCGGCTACCGTTTCGGGCTTCACTTGGGCAAGAAGTACCCCTACCGCCTTGAGGAGGCCATAACCGGTGCGCTGGTCAGCGATGCCGAATTGCCGGATCGCCCGGCCTCCCCGGCTTCAGTAATCAGCATCCTGCTCATCCCCATGGTCCTCATCTTTGGCAATACCGGGTTGACCACCTTGGGCACAGCTGGCGTTGTCGATCCTTCCGCCGCCTGGGTGCGCTTCTTCATCTTTCTGGGGCAAACGCCGATCGCGCTCATCATCACCACGCTTGCGGCGATGGCCGTGCTGGGCCTGCGCCGCGGGGAAGGCAAAAGCGCCATTGAGAAGACCATGGAGTCTTCGCTCGGCCCAATTTGCTCCGTCATCCTCATCACCGGTGCCGGAGGCATGTTCGGCGGGGTGCTGCGTACCAGCGGCATTGGTGATGCCCTCGCGGATTCTATGTCCGGCCTCGGCGTCCCCGTTATCTTGGCCTGCTACCTCATCGCAGTAGCCCTGCGCCTGGCGCAAGGTTCAGCCACCGTTGCGCTCACCACGGCCGCCGCGCTCATGGCGCCCGCCGTCGAAGCTGGTGGCTTCAGCGAAATCCAGCTGGTCCTCATCACGCTGGCCACCGCGGCTGGCTCCGTCTTTGGTAGCCACGTCAATGACTCGGGCTTCTGGCTCGTCGGCCGGCTCATGGGCATGGATGTGTCGACCACACTGCGAACCTGGACCGTCAACCAGGCGCTGATCTCCTCGATTGGCTTCGGCATTGTTCTGATCTTCTACGGTGCCGCCGCGCTCTTTTAG